In Gracilibacillus salitolerans, the sequence CATGAGGCATCCCAGAAAGCATAATATTCTAACAAGTGAAAACTTTGCCTGACAAGGCAAGGTTTTTGTATTTAAAGCTGATTTATATAAATTGTCCTATATTAATAGCTGACTATATTATGATAAAATGAGAGTTATAATTTACAAGATTCTGAGGTAAACGTTATGAAACAAAAAACAAAAACATTTGACTTTTTATTGATGATATCACCTTTGTTATTATCTGGCTTTGGTGTAGTCATGATTTATAGTGCAAGCATGGTTACTTCTGTATTGATTCGGGATGAACCAGCATATTCATTGGCTCTAAAACAAGGTATGTGGTTAGCAATTGGTTTGGTTGTATTTTTATTTGCTAGCTATTTTAGATATACCATGTACCTAAAGTTAACGAAATGGATTGTCCTTTTAATGTTTGTTGGTCTACTTTCCGTTGAGTTATTTGGTGTGACGATAAATTATTCAAAGTCTTGGTTGTCTATAGGCCCTTTTTCTGTTCAGCCAGCTGAATTTGTTAAAATTGGTTTAATTATCTACTTAGCTGCTATTTACACCAAAAAAATGGCCTATATTGAGGATTTTTTTAAAGCAGTTTTGCCACCGTTAGTTATTACTAGCGCTCTATTAGCACTAATTATTAAACAACCGGACGTAGGTACTGCGGCAATCGTATTTGCAATTGCATGTACCGTTATATTTAGTTCGGGAATAAAGTTTAAACATTTATCTTTATTGATATTTATTGGATTGATTGTTTTAATCGCGGTCGGTTTTAATATGGTAACAGATGAAAAAATATCTAGGTTTACTGGGGCATACCATCCATTTGAAGATCCTGATGAGAGTGGTTATCAGCTTATTCAATCATACATAGCAATTGGTACTGGTGGTATATCTGGCGTTGGAATTGGTCAAGGCATCCAAAAGTTAGGCTATTTAACACAAGCTGAAAGTGATTTTATTATGGCTGTTATTTCAGAGGAACTAGGGTTATTTGGTGTATTGTTTGTGCTGGTGAATTTAAGTATTATTGTATTAAGAGGGCTATTTATAGCGAAGAAATGTGAAAATCCTTT encodes:
- a CDS encoding FtsW/RodA/SpoVE family cell cycle protein, which codes for MKQKTKTFDFLLMISPLLLSGFGVVMIYSASMVTSVLIRDEPAYSLALKQGMWLAIGLVVFLFASYFRYTMYLKLTKWIVLLMFVGLLSVELFGVTINYSKSWLSIGPFSVQPAEFVKIGLIIYLAAIYTKKMAYIEDFFKAVLPPLVITSALLALIIKQPDVGTAAIVFAIACTVIFSSGIKFKHLSLLIFIGLIVLIAVGFNMVTDEKISRFTGAYHPFEDPDESGYQLIQSYIAIGTGGISGVGIGQGIQKLGYLTQAESDFIMAVISEELGLFGVLFVLVNLSIIVLRGLFIAKKCENPFGSLLAIGVSSMIGIQTVINLGAISGLLPITGVPLPFVSAGGSSLIVLLFSVGILNNIARHVNYQRFNEETAETEDTKEPKTRTTGRLRRNYSS